The sequence GCCGCCTGGCACGAATCCTGGCGGCTCAGCGAAGGAGCCAACAATGGGCAACGCAGTCATCGTCGACGCGGTCCGGACACCGATAGGTCGCCGGCGCGGCGCATTGTCCGGACTGCATCCGGCAGAACTGCTCGGAGCGGCGCAACGCGGCGTCCTCGAGCGGGCGGGAGTCCCCGCCGAAAACATCGGTCAGATCGTCGGTGGCTGCGTCACCCAGGCCGGTGAACAATCCAACAACGTGACCCGGCAGGCATGGCTGCACGCCGGCTTGCCGTATGGCACTGCCGCCACCTCCATCGACTGTGCGTGCGGGTCGTCGCAGCAGGCCGTGCACCTGGTGGCCGGCCTGATTGCCTCGGGGCAGGTCACCGCGGGCATCGGATGCGGTGTGGAGGCGATGAGCCGGGTGTTCCTCGGTCAGGCGCTGACCCCCGAGACGGGAAGCCCCTATCCCGACGACTGGTCGATCGACATGGGCGATCAGTTCACGTCCGCGCAGCGCATCGCGGAACGGCGTGGCATCACCCGACGCGATGTCGACGCGTTCGGCCTCGAATCGCAGCGCCGCGCCGCTCAGGCCTGGGCCGAGGGGCGGTTCGACCGCGAGGTCGTTCCCGTTACCGCGCCCGTCGTGGACAAGCAGGGCGTGCGCACGGGTGAAAAAGCAGTGGTCACCCGGGACGGGGGACTGCGAGAGACGACGGCCGAGGCTCTGGCAGCACTGAAGCCGGTGATCGACGGGCACATCCACACCGCAGGCAATTCCTCGCAGATCAGTGACGGCGCCGCGGCCGTACTCCTCATGAGCGAGGAACGGGCAGGCGAACTCGGGCTGCGTCCACGCGCCCGGATCGTCGCGTCGGGCATGGTCGGCTCCGACCCCTATTTTCATCTGGACGGACCGATCGAGTCGACCGCACTGGTCCTCGACCGGGCCGGAATGTCCTTGGCAGACATCGATCTCGTCGAGATCAATGAGGCATTCGCCTCGGTCGTGCTGTCCTGGGCGCAGGTTCACGAGGCAGACCTGTCCAAGGTGAACGTCAACGGTGGTGCGATCGCCCTCGGGCATCCGGTGGGCTCGACCGGTGCGCGACTGATCGCCACGGCACTGCACGAGCTGGAACGGGCAGACAAATCCACCGCCCTGATCACCATGTGCGCGGGCGGGGCGCTGTCTACCGCAACCATCATCGAACGCATCTGACACCCGAGAAACTCGACGAGGCCGACATGACAATGGGATTGACCGAAGAAGAGCGGGACCTGCGCGACTCGGTGCGGGGATGGGCCGCTCGAACCGTGACGCCGGACGTGCTGCGGCAAGCGGTGGAAGCGAAAACCGAACAGCGACCGCTGTTCTGGAACGCGCTCGCCGGTCTGGGCGTGCTGGGGCTGCACCTGCCGGAAGAGGTGGGCGGCGCCGGGTGCGGCCTGGTGGAGCTCGCGGTGGTCGCCGAAGAGCTCGGCAGGGTTCTGGCTCCCGGACCGTTTCTGCCGACCGTGTTGACGAGTGCCGTCCTGAACGAAGGCGGCCACAGCGGCCGGCTGTCCGGGTTGGCCGACGGTTCGGTGCTGGGAGCCGTGTCCCTGCAACCGGGTTCGTTGCGGATCTCCCGCCACGGCGACGAGGTGATCCTCGACGGCGAGTCGGGGTACGTCCTCGGCGGTCAGGTGGGTGATCTGTTCCTGCTGGCGGCGCGGGACGGCGACACGACGATGTTCGTGGTGCTGCCACGCGAGCACCTCGACGTCACCGACCTGCCGAGCCACGACGTGGTGCGCCGCAACGCCGTCGCCGCCGCACACGGCATCACCCTGGCGAAAGACGCGGTCCTGTCGATCGATTCGCGGCGCGTCCTCGATCTCGCGGCCACCCTGTTCGCCGCCGAGGCGTCGGGCATCGCCGACTGGGCCGTCGCTACCGCCGCCGACTACGCGAAGGCGCGGCAGCAGTTCGGCCGACCCATCGGCCAATTCCAGGGCGTCAAGCACCGGGTGGCCCGCATGCTCACCCTCGCCGAACAGGCCCGGGTGTGCGCTTGGGACGCCGCGCGCGCCATGAGCCCGGACACTGATCCCGCCGAGGCGTCGCTGGCCGCGGCGGTAGCCGGAGCCGCCGCACCCGAGACCGCGTTCTCGGTGACCAAGGACTGCATCCAGGTGCTCGGCGGCATCGGCTACACCTGGGAACACGACGCTCACCTGTATCTGCGACGGGCGCAGTCGTTGCGAATCCTGCTCGGGTCCACCGCGTCGTGGCGGCGTCGGGTCGCCCGCGCCACCCTCGACGGCAGCCGCCGCGTGCTCGGGATCGAACTGCCACCGGAGGCGGACCGCATCCGCGCCGATGTGCGTGCCGAGCTGACTCCGGCGGTCGGTCTGGCCGAGCAGGAGCGCAAGCGCTACCTGGCCGAAAGAGGCTATACGGCACCGCATCTCCCTGCACCGTGGGGGAGAGGCGCAGCTGCCGTCGAACAACTCGTGATCGCCGAGGAACTCCGCGCCGCTCAGGTGAAGCCACACGACATGATCATCGGCAACTGGGTGGTCCCCACACTGATCGCACACGGCAACGAGAACCAGGTGCAGCGATTCGTGCCACCGTCGTTGCGCGGTGAACTCGTCTGGTGCCAGTTGTTCTCGGAGCCGGGCGCCGGGTCCGACCTCGCCGGACTGAACACCAAGGCCACCAAGGTTGACGGTGGCTGGGTGCTGCAGGGCCAGAAGGTCTGGACGTCGATGGCCCGCGACGCGCACTGGGGCATCTGCCTGGCGCGGACGGCCCCGAATGCGCCGAAACACAAGGGACTGTCGTACTTTCTGATCGACATGAAGTCCAGCGAGGGACTCGACATCCGGCCGCTGCGGGAGATCACCGGTGAGGCGCTGTTCAACGAGGTCTTCCTCGACAACGTGTTCGTCCCGGACGAGTTGCTGGTGGGTGAACCGGGCGACGGCTGGAAGCTGGCCCGCACCACACTGGCCAATGAGCGGGTCTCGCTCTCGCACGACTCCTCCCTCGGATCCGGCGGCGAGGCGCTGTTGACTCTGGCCGCCGACCTGCCCGGTGGGATCGACGACGAGCAGCTGACGGTGCTCGGCAAGGTGCTCTGCGATGCGCAATCCGGTGGCCTGATGGGACTGCGCACCACCCTGCGCTCGATCGCCGGTGGGCAGCCGGGTGCCGAGTCCTCGGTCGCGAAACTGCTCGGCGTCGAACACATCCAGCAGGTGTGGGAGGTGGCGATGGACTGGGCGGGACCACGCGCCCTGCTCGGCGAGCACGCCCGCACGTCGGACACCCAGATGTTCCTGAACGCGCAATGCATGTCGATCGCGGGCGGCACCACCAACGTCCAGCTCAACATCATCGGTGAACGCCTCCTAGGTCTGCCCCGCGACCCCGAGCCCGGAAAGTGACCTGACATGAGTATCGATGTGAACGTCGCCTTGACCGCGGAACCGGCAGTTCGGGAGGCGTCGTGGACCGAACGCGACGTCCTGCTCTATCACCTCGGCGTCGGGGCGGGCGGCAACGCGGTGGACCCCGCCGAACTGCGGTGGGTGTACGAGAAAAACATGCGGGTGCTGCCCACGTTCGCACTGGTGGCCGGGCAGGGTATCTCTTCGGGATCGGCGCCGAGTGCCGGGCTGACCATGCCCGGCATCGATGTGGATCTGCGCAAGATACTGCACGGCGGGCAGACACTGATGGTGCACGCGCCGATCCCGTCCTCGGGCACCGCCCGGGTGTCCTCGCGCGTGGCCGATGTGTGGGACAAGGGCAAGGCTGCCGTCATCGTGCTCGAGCAGACGGCCACCGACTCGGACGACGGTCACCCGTTGTGGACGACGGGGATGCAGATCTGGGCCCGTGATGAGGGCGGGTTCGGCGGGTCCCCTGGGCCCGAGTCGGTGGCCACGCTGCCGGAGCGGAAACCCGACACGGTGCTGACGTCACGCACCGGAACGGGACAGGCGCTGCTGTACCGGCTCAGCGGCGATATGAACCCGTTGCACGCCGACCCCCAGTTCGCGTCCGCTGCAGGGTTCGACCGCCCGATCCTGCACGGGCTCGCCTCGTACGGAGTGGTGTGTAAGGCCGTCGTCGACGGGATGCTGGACGGCGACCCCACCCGAGTGCGGACGTACTCGGTGCGGTTCGCCGGCTCCCTCTATCCGGGTGAGACGATCGATATCGCGACCTGGCGGGAGGGCGACGTGCTCACGCTGCGCGCGACGTGTCCCGAACGGAACGGACAGCCCGTCCTCACGCACGCCACGATGGAGGTTCGCCCGTGAACACCGGTACGCATCCCACCTTCGAGAACAGCACCGCGGGAACAGTGTTGACGTCTCCCTCCGACGGAGCCGCGGTCGATCGAGCCACCGAGGCGGCGCGCCGCGTGATCGACGCCCTGCTGCGCACCGACCGGGCCAACGCCAACCTCGAGCGAGTGGCCGAGGAGTTGAACAGCATCGCCGAGCACCTCGAGGAGCACGCACCCGCGGTGGCCGAACGGCTGATCGACATGTGGAACGGGGAGGGCGTTACCCGGCACGATCCGGTGACCGGACCGGAGAATGCGCTGGCACCACCCGTAATCCTCGAAGGCCTGGCGGACGGCTCGGTGCAGGGCACCGTCACCTTGACCATCCCGTACCAGGGTCCACCCGGGCATGTCCACGGTGGTGTCTCGGCGCTGCTGCTCGACCACGTGCTCGGTGTTGCCAACGCGTGGGGCGGAAAATCAGGCATGACAGCACAATTGAGCACGCGGTACCACCGTCCGACCCCGCTGTTCGAACCGCTCACCCTGACCGGGAAATTGATCGGCGTCGACGGGCGGAAAATCTCCACCGTGGGCGACATCAGGACCGCGGACGGGCAAGTGTGCGTGTCGGTCGAGGGACTGTTCATCGACAAGACTGTCCCCAGGCCGCGCTGAGAGGGGCAGGATGCAGGACATGACCGAAGTCCTACGGTTCGAGAACAAGGTCGTGACGGGCGCTGCGCGTGGTCAGGGCCGGGCCGAGGCGGTGCGGTTCGCGCTCCTAGGTGCCGACGTCATCACCGTGCATCCGGCGGGCGTCGACACCGGCATGAAGGTCAACGACCAGCATCCGCTGATCAGCCGGTTCGCGCCCACGCTCGGACCGATTTACATGAATTCACTGCCGTACACCATCCTCGCGCCCGAGGACGTCGCAGCCGTGGTGGCGTGGGTGTGCTCCGACGAAGCGAAATACATCACCGGTGCTCAGATTCCGGCGGATCTCGGCAACCTCATTCGCTGATCTCTATATCGTCCAATGCCCCAGTGGCGCAGTTCTGCTGCACCACTGGGGCATTCGGCGTTCCCGAGGGGGATCAGACCGCGATGTCGCGGCGCAGCATCTTCCCTGTCGCGTTGCGCGGCAGGAGGTCGGTGGTGATTCGCCAGCGGGTCGGGACCTTGAAGTACGACAGACGTTCGGCCGCGTAGTCCCGCAACTCCGCTTCGGTGGTCGTGGCACCGGGCCGTAGCACTACGACGGCCGACACCTCCTGTCCCAGATCCTCGTGCGGCGTGCCGATCACCGCGCACTCGAGGACACCGGGATGTTCGTCGAGGCACTGTTCGATCTCGGTGGGGTAGACGTTCTCGCCGCCGCGCAGGATCAGATCGGAGCGACGTCCCGTCAGCCGGAGCCGGCCGTTCTCGACGACGCCGTAGTCACCGGTGCGCAACCACCGGCCCGGTGCGATTGCCGCGGCGGTGGCGGCCTCGTCCTCCCAGTAGCCGAGCATCACGAAGGGGCTGCGCACGCACACTTCGCCTTCGACTCCGTCCGGGAGCCACTTCCCGTACGGATCGCGGATCTCCATGC comes from Rhodococcus oxybenzonivorans and encodes:
- a CDS encoding steroid 3-ketoacyl-CoA thiolase, yielding MGNAVIVDAVRTPIGRRRGALSGLHPAELLGAAQRGVLERAGVPAENIGQIVGGCVTQAGEQSNNVTRQAWLHAGLPYGTAATSIDCACGSSQQAVHLVAGLIASGQVTAGIGCGVEAMSRVFLGQALTPETGSPYPDDWSIDMGDQFTSAQRIAERRGITRRDVDAFGLESQRRAAQAWAEGRFDREVVPVTAPVVDKQGVRTGEKAVVTRDGGLRETTAEALAALKPVIDGHIHTAGNSSQISDGAAAVLLMSEERAGELGLRPRARIVASGMVGSDPYFHLDGPIESTALVLDRAGMSLADIDLVEINEAFASVVLSWAQVHEADLSKVNVNGGAIALGHPVGSTGARLIATALHELERADKSTALITMCAGGALSTATIIERI
- a CDS encoding SDR family oxidoreductase, with amino-acid sequence MTEVLRFENKVVTGAARGQGRAEAVRFALLGADVITVHPAGVDTGMKVNDQHPLISRFAPTLGPIYMNSLPYTILAPEDVAAVVAWVCSDEAKYITGAQIPADLGNLIR
- a CDS encoding MaoC/PaaZ C-terminal domain-containing protein; translated protein: MSIDVNVALTAEPAVREASWTERDVLLYHLGVGAGGNAVDPAELRWVYEKNMRVLPTFALVAGQGISSGSAPSAGLTMPGIDVDLRKILHGGQTLMVHAPIPSSGTARVSSRVADVWDKGKAAVIVLEQTATDSDDGHPLWTTGMQIWARDEGGFGGSPGPESVATLPERKPDTVLTSRTGTGQALLYRLSGDMNPLHADPQFASAAGFDRPILHGLASYGVVCKAVVDGMLDGDPTRVRTYSVRFAGSLYPGETIDIATWREGDVLTLRATCPERNGQPVLTHATMEVRP
- a CDS encoding acyl-CoA dehydrogenase — translated: MTMGLTEEERDLRDSVRGWAARTVTPDVLRQAVEAKTEQRPLFWNALAGLGVLGLHLPEEVGGAGCGLVELAVVAEELGRVLAPGPFLPTVLTSAVLNEGGHSGRLSGLADGSVLGAVSLQPGSLRISRHGDEVILDGESGYVLGGQVGDLFLLAARDGDTTMFVVLPREHLDVTDLPSHDVVRRNAVAAAHGITLAKDAVLSIDSRRVLDLAATLFAAEASGIADWAVATAADYAKARQQFGRPIGQFQGVKHRVARMLTLAEQARVCAWDAARAMSPDTDPAEASLAAAVAGAAAPETAFSVTKDCIQVLGGIGYTWEHDAHLYLRRAQSLRILLGSTASWRRRVARATLDGSRRVLGIELPPEADRIRADVRAELTPAVGLAEQERKRYLAERGYTAPHLPAPWGRGAAAVEQLVIAEELRAAQVKPHDMIIGNWVVPTLIAHGNENQVQRFVPPSLRGELVWCQLFSEPGAGSDLAGLNTKATKVDGGWVLQGQKVWTSMARDAHWGICLARTAPNAPKHKGLSYFLIDMKSSEGLDIRPLREITGEALFNEVFLDNVFVPDELLVGEPGDGWKLARTTLANERVSLSHDSSLGSGGEALLTLAADLPGGIDDEQLTVLGKVLCDAQSGGLMGLRTTLRSIAGGQPGAESSVAKLLGVEHIQQVWEVAMDWAGPRALLGEHARTSDTQMFLNAQCMSIAGGTTNVQLNIIGERLLGLPRDPEPGK
- a CDS encoding PaaI family thioesterase; the encoded protein is MNTGTHPTFENSTAGTVLTSPSDGAAVDRATEAARRVIDALLRTDRANANLERVAEELNSIAEHLEEHAPAVAERLIDMWNGEGVTRHDPVTGPENALAPPVILEGLADGSVQGTVTLTIPYQGPPGHVHGGVSALLLDHVLGVANAWGGKSGMTAQLSTRYHRPTPLFEPLTLTGKLIGVDGRKISTVGDIRTADGQVCVSVEGLFIDKTVPRPR